A single window of Corythoichthys intestinalis isolate RoL2023-P3 chromosome 21, ASM3026506v1, whole genome shotgun sequence DNA harbors:
- the wfikkn2b gene encoding WAP, Kazal, immunoglobulin, Kunitz and NTR domain-containing protein 2 has product MWWMLFPRWIWFVAGVWIELQLGVSPQITYSHAGMCPNDMNPNLWVDAMSTCTRECGSDQECESFEKCCQNVCGNRSCVAARYMVGQNGPMSMPKQATCASFMCTQQGAECDIWDGQPVCKCRDRCEREPHFTCASDGMTYYNKCYMDAEACSKGISLSVVTCRFQLTWLSTSPASPLVTTLHPTTTPSQVTAPPPVDPQAPLVVSAPPHQTVNVGDTASFLCDVTGHPPPEITWEKQLSESVKKVVMGRNHVQGNMVVTNVGQLVIFNAKMHDSGVYTCTALNPSGVVQAHHPLMVLPTEPPKSVEALNFTRCTSEDCLKPPNTPVVCGSDLQKVKWLFDSKSNNCISFTHCQTSGQQLRKFFETYDKCMECCGPELASPCELPSLQGPCRAYEPRWAYSSSLRQCQSFIYGGCGGNDNNFESKEACEEVCPYPKYLNCKTCKPRGKIVTSFCRSDFVILGRMTELVEEKDSGHALVTVEEILKDEKMGLRFFGTEPLEVNFINMDWSCPCPNITGAASEDQVIIMGNVSEGMAVLQPHSYVGASSPRRIRKLREVISKNTCDILKAITNSPQ; this is encoded by the exons ATGTGGTGGATGCTGTTTCCACGTTGGATCTGGTTTGTGGCCGGTGTGTGGATTGAGCTCCAATTGGGGGTTTCGCCTCAAATCACCTACTCGCACGCGGGAATGTGCCCCAACGATATGAACCCAAACTTGTGGGTGGACGCCATGAGTACTTGTACGCGAGAGTGTGGATCTGATCAG GAATGTGAATCCTTCGAAAAGTGTTGCCAGAACGTGTGCGGGAATCGTAGTTGCGTGGCGGCCCGATACATGGTCGGGCAGAATGGGCCCATGAGTATGCCCAAGCAAGCTACCTGCGCCAGCTTCATGTGTACCCAACAAGGGGCAGAGTGCGACATCTGGGACGGCCAGCCGGTGTGTAAATGTCGGGACCGCTGCGAGAGAGAGCCCCACTTCACGTGTGCTTCCGACGGCATGACTTACTACAACAAATGCTACATGGATGCTGAAGCGTGCTCCAAAGGCATCAGCCTCTCTGTTGTCACGTGCCGCTTCCAACTCACTTGGCTGAGCACCAGCCCCGCCTCGCCCTTGGTGACCACTCTCCACCCGACGACCACGCCGTCGCAGGTGACCGCCCCGCCTCCTGTCGATCCTCAGGCACCTCTGGTCGTGAGCGCCCCGCCTCACCAGACTGTAAATGTCGGCGACACAGCCAGCTTCCTGTGTGATGTAACTGGACATCCTCCACCTGAAATCACATGGGAGAAACAGCTCTCTGAGAGCGTTAAGAAAGTGGTCATGGGGCGCAACCACGTGCAGGGGAACATGGTGGTCACCAACGTTGGCCAGCTAGTCATATTCAATGCCAAAATGCACGACTCGGGTGTCTACACCTGTACAGCTCTGAATCCGTCCGGCGTGGTACAAGCCCACCACCCGCTCATGGTGCTACCCACAGAGCCACCAAAGAGTGTAGAAGCTTTGAACTTCACCCGGTGCACTTCTGAAGACTGCCTGAAGCCCCCTAACACCCCTGTGGTATGCGGGAGTGACCTTCAGAAAGTGAAATGGTTGTTCGACTCCAAaagcaacaattgcatctctttTACACACTGCCAAACCAGCGGCCAACAGCTAAGGAAGTTCTTTGAGACCTATGACAAGTGCATGGAATGCTGCGGTCCTGAGCTAGCAAGCCCATGCGAACTCCCAAGCCTTCAGGGCCCTTGTAGGGCCTACGAACCACGTTGGGCCTACAGCAGCAGCCTGCGGCAATGCCAGTCATTCATCTACGGAGGCTGCGGGGGCAATGACAACAACTTCGAATCCAAAGAAGCGTGCGAGGAGGTGTGTCCCTACCCGAAATACCTCAACTGCAAAACCTGTAAGCCAAGAGGCAAGATCGTGACCAGCTTCTGTCGTAGCGACTTTGTCATCCTGGGACGCATGACCGAGCTAGTAGAGGAGAAAGACTCAGGCCACGCTCTGGTCACTGTGGAGGAGATCCTCAAGGATGAGAAGATGGGCCTCCGTTTTTTTGGGACGGAGCCTCTGGAGGTGAACTTCATCAACATGGATTGGAGCTGCCCGTGCCCCAACATCACAGGGGCTGCCTCCGAGGACCAGGTTATTATAATGGGCAACGTCAGCGAAGGCATGGCCGTGCTGCAGCCGCACAGCTACGTGGGCGCTTCCAGTCCTCGTCGCATACGAAAACTTAGAGAGGTCATCTCCAAAAACACGTGCGATATTCTCAAAGCCATCACCAATAGTCCTCAATAG